The following are encoded in a window of Rissa tridactyla isolate bRisTri1 chromosome 3, bRisTri1.patW.cur.20221130, whole genome shotgun sequence genomic DNA:
- the ZNF292 gene encoding zinc finger protein 292 isoform X3, with protein MCSIFISPAAARRDVLCLIDGAGLATCIELCVKALRLESSENTDVKISICKTISCLLPDDLEVKRACQLSEFLLEPTVDAYYAVEMLYNQPDQKYDEENLPIPNSLRCELLLVLKTQWPFDPEFWDWKTLKRQCLALMGEEASIVSSIDELNDSEVYEKVEGCQEETKETSVNGLAGTFDEATSLLKGIRDEKQKKREIKKLRERGFISARFRNWQAYMQYCVLCDKEFLGHRIVRHAQKHYKDGIYSCPICAQNFNSKENFVPHVTLHVKNSSKERLAAMKPLRRLGRPPKIATANENQKTDSVSKQEQRPIKKNSLYSTDFIVFNDNDGSDDENDDKDKPYIPEIVPVQKPLPVNEFTCPVTFCKKGFKYFKNLIAHAKGHKDNEEAKRFLEMQSKKVICQYCRRHFVSVTHLNDHLQMHCGSKPYICIQMKCKAGFNSYAELLTHRKEHQVFRAKCMFPKCGRVFSEAYLLYDHEAQHYNTYTCKVTGCGKVYRSQSELEKHVEDHNKQPEEEQQPESQPDQPDLSQPSKANENTDGVAVKEELTSPPADNQSSFTEGENVVWNQIKAEPVRNESVNASATVLQQSDSLPTAGSEQSPTASVKTEVAIPASSIKMAAVNQKIRDNFVKRGKLAASASKVDTTKPGAQQLCSSVDSCLTVFQERKEEDCLSQTQNIQNISVTSDTLKPEALESKSLERQVSIVNPFSVQNQAGYRNSVPISKLEIEDSIKAAANLYNLPLKTLESITFIPSQPNINSPLVSAVPPAAPIQKFNCQVEGCTRTYNSSQSIGKHMKAAHPDQYAAFKMQRKNKKPRKSTNLQNVPNDGKIVYLMPSQVGNPTSGAAFTTQNKPNLNPTCSSQVQHVSSPLFPTHLENLANPMLPIVESVINPSLSTRIKSEPESVLCSQMENLSGATLPSQLDDLAKTVMPLNIDGGSDPFLPLPAENGPMSLFPSSAENPPNSVFSQLENNTNNFSSQLEGNTSSAFPKEETVDQIFPSRLSNENNFNETGSQHPPSEKVKKDRGRGPNGKERKPKHNKRAKWPAIIRDGKFICSRCFRVFTNPRSLGGHLSKRSYCKPLEGSEISPEALQANGQSLLASMILSSNSLNLQQPQESAFNPETCFKDPSFLQLLAAENRSTALLQTVFPRVNVTNFNTGGNEEGNQIIKQALETAGIPSTFDNTEVLPHVVTTSCITGTTQINATVLPNSTASPLLQPVCNPSTLLTDQNRTPNAKIPPINECKSLPVFATEDLMLKTIENGLCPSSFSNTVAAAQNFAGNSSRVSVISSPKNSGSSNLNKKGTSASKRKRKATTPLLAPNTSQKVELNNTTMGLLTKSTDGKVQIQGEGFQSNLLANCGSQAAVENLTQKLNNVDNQLFMASIKENFKTNLEAHTLPPLTVKTENGDSQMMAVNSCVQANSQEQISEDNVMQNFEKTLEIIKTAMNSQILEVKTEIQDTIAASEQNSQVNNAQASSGNGAHSVKLPTPAQFAVHAGNVTTAKSSSAQSETSQKDDTQILEILERLQKLKLEDDSPIQVSETVSQCPPADVLAPAVPVVSTENKPLIQISPEASNIQFSDKVNKPFVCQDPGCNYSAMTKDALFKHYGKVHQYSAEMILEIKKHQLKYAPFKCVVATCPKTFTRNSNLRAHCQLVHHFTTEEMVKLKIKRPYGRRSQNETVNTAPQPVEIKTLQTLIIENKTAAPLVKEAEIKEAVEPVKVSEKLLPENNIPERLEKPPQVVSVPLEQHNAETIGSTQAQPKVRKVRRYRKEKEERKRRKPVTKSLEFPTRYSPYRPYRCVHQGCFAAFTIQQNLILHYQAVHKSDLPAFSVEVEEEIEPGKEERDEVETKPTVREFRCEVSDCSRIFQEVTSLIQHYMKLHDMTPEQIGSMKSAPETGRFSCDQSQCKTSFTAYLNYVVHLEADHGIKIKPNKVEDDGVFKCDCEGCDRIYATRSNLLRHIFNKHNDKHKDHLIRPRRLTPGQENISSKANQEKPLKSKQRGLKNRSGKEGNRLSVKTKRKKNVNLENKNSKGIQVQENKAYSLKRGKHVYSIKARNDALSECTSRFITQYPCMIKGCSSVVTSESNIIRHYKCHKLSKAFTSQHRNLLIVSKKHSVSEVKEASCEQEETDKKSDVKEPEPTLIVSNNDSSTSTLPQKETEKGEKDEVDELTELFITKLINEDCSSAENQAKISSSVNGDLQETSSCPSEKQKSNNLKRANKEKNVSQNKRRRTEKTEEVLPIDVSSMHREEETAVAIQTAEEQPAAFDWSSFKPMGFEVSFLKFLEESAVKQKKSTERDYHSSGTKKGSHSNSRKSNEKTSIASNTVTWSCSETETLVPFANPSRLPCGDNVKIVLDKTFKDCAERVLKQLQEMKPVVSLTKLEGRWEDNPEVTAAKVVVTRPEEGESKY; from the exons ATGTGCAGCATTTTTATCTCGCCAGCTGCAGCAAGGAGAGATGTACTGTGCCTG ATTGATGGTGCTGGACTTGCAACCTGCATTGAACTGTGTGTGAAAGCGTTGCGCTTGGAATCCAGTGAAAATACAGATGTCAAGATATCAATTTGCAAGACTATCTCCTGCTTGCTTCCAGATGATTTGGAGGTTAAACGTGCTTGTCAGCTGAGTGAATTTCTTCTTGAACCCACTGTGGATGCATATTATGCTGTTGAAATGCTATATAATCAGCCTGACCAGAAGTATGATGAAGAGAATCTTCCAATACCAAATTCTTTGCGCTGTGAGCTCTTACTTGTACTGAAAACTCAGTGGCCTTTTGATCCAGAGTTCTGGGACTGGAAAACTCTCAAGCGTCAGTGTCTGGCACTTATGGGAGAGGAGGCATCCATCGTGTCATCAATAGATGAACTCAATGATAGTGAAGTTTATGAGAAGGTTGAGGGTTGCCAAGAAGAGACTAAAGAAACTTCTGTGAATGGGCTTGCTGGCACTTTTGATGAAGCTACAAGCCTCCTTAAGGGTATCagagatgaaaagcagaaaaagagagaaattaaaaaactCAGAGAGAGGGGGTTCATATCAGCAAGATTTAGGAACTGGCAAGCTTATATGCAGTATTGTGTGTTATGTGACAAAGAATTCCTAGGTCATAGAATAGTTAGGCATGCACAAAAACATTATAAAGACGGAATTTACAGTTGCCCTATTTGTGCCCAAAATTTTAATTCTAAAGAAAACTTTGTTCCCCATGTAACTTTGCATGTTAAAAATTCCAGCAAAGAGAGACTGGCTGCTATGAAACCACTGAGAAGACTGGGAAGACCTCCTAAAATAGCAACTGCTAATGAGAATCAGAAAACCGATTCTGTATCCAAACAGGAGCAGCGACCCATTAAGAAGAACAGTCTCTATTCAACAGACTTCATTGTGTTTAATGATAACGATGGCTCAGATGATGAAAATGATGACAAAGATAAACCTTACATACCAGAGATAGTGCCAGTTCAAAAGCCACTCCCTGTTAATGAATTCACCTGCCCTGTAACATTTtgcaaaaaaggctttaaatattttaaaaacctaaTAGCACACGCAAAGGGGCATAAAGATAATGAAGAAGCTAAACGTTTTcttgaaatgcaaagcaaaaaagtGATTTGTCAGTACTGTAGACGACATTTCGTAAGTGTTACTCACCTGAATGATCATTTACAAATGCACTGTGGCAGCAAGCCTTATATCTGCATACAGATGAAATGTAAGGCTGGTTTTAACAGTTACGCTGAGCTGTTGACGCACAGGAAGGAGCATCAAGTCTTCAGAGCAAAGTGTATGTTTCCTAAATGTGGCAGGGTGTTTTCTGAAGCCTATTTACTCTACGATCACGAAGCACAACACTATAATACCTATACCTGCAAAGTCACAGGCTGCGGAAAGGTATACCGTTCTCAGAGTGAACTGGAAAAGCACGTTGAGGATCACAACAAGCAGCCTGAAGAAGAGCAACAGCCTGAAAGCCAGCCTGATCAGCCTGATCTTAGTCAGCCTTCTAAAGCGAATGAAAATACTGATGGAGTTGCTGTTAAAGAGGAATTGACATCTCCTCCGGCTGACAACCAGAGTAGTTTTACTGAAGGAGAAAATGTTGTGTGGAATCAAATCAAAGCAGAACCAGTAAGGAATGAAAGTGTAAACGCGTCAGCGACTGTACTGCAGCAAAGCGATTCCTTGCCTACTGCTGGTTCGGAGCAGTCTCCTACGGCTTCAGTGAAGACAGAGGTGGCAATTCCAGCAAGCAGCATTAAGATGGCTGCTGTTAACCAGAAGATCCGAGATAACTTTGTAAAAAGGGGTAAATTGGCTGCTTCTGCCAGTAAAGTAGATACCACTAAACCTGGAGCCCAGCAGTTGTGCTCATCAGTTGACTCTTGTCTTACAGTTttccaagaaagaaaggaagaagactGTCTCAGTCAGACTCagaatattcaaaatatttctgtgaccTCAGACACACTAAAACCGGAAGCCCTTGAATCAAAAAGCTTAGAAAGACAAGTGAGCATTGTAAATCCATTCAGCGTGCAGAATCAGGCAGGATATCGAAACAGTGTACCCATTTCCAAACTTGAAATTGAAGACAGTATTAAGGCTGCAGCTAATCTATATAACCTGCCTTTAAAAACTTTAGAAAGTATTACGTTTATTCCTTCGCAGCCTAACATAAATAGCCCTTTAGTTTCAGCTGTGCCACCAGCAGCGCCAATTCAGAAATTTAATTGTCAGGTTGAGGGGTGTACTCGAACGTACAACTCGTCACAGAGCATTGGCAAACATATGAAGGCAGCGCACCCTGACCAATATGCCGCTTTTAAAATGCAGCGTAAAAATAAGAAGCCACGAAAATCCACCAACCTGCAAAATGTGCCGAACGATGGGAAGATTGTATATCTTATGCCGTCGCAAGTGGGCAATCCCACCAGTGGTGCTGCTTTTACTACACAGAACAAACCTAATTTGAATCCCACCTGTTCCAGTCAAGTACAACATGTCTCAAGTCCACTTTTCCCAACCCACCTAGAAAATTTGGCCAATCCTATGTTGCCTATAGTGGAAAGTGTCATAAATCCAAGTTTGTCTACTCGTATTAAAAGTGAGCCTGAGAGTGTTTTATGTTCACAAATGGAAAATCTGTCAGGTGCAACTTTACCTTCCCAGTTGGACGATCTGGCAAAAACAGTTATGCCTCTGAATATTGATGGTGGTTcagatccttttcttcctttgcctgcAGAAAATGGCCCAATGTCTCTCTTTCCTTCGTCAGCGGAGAATCCTCCAAATTCAGTCTTCTCACAACTGGAAAATAACACAAATAACTTTTCGTCACAACTTGAAGGAAACACTAGTTCTGCTTTCCCAAAAGAGGAAACTGTTGATCAAATATTTCCCTCACGATTGAGTAATGAAAATAACTTCAATGAAACTGGTTCTCAACATCCACCttcagaaaaggtgaaaaaagatcGTGGCAGGGGCCcaaatgggaaagaaaggaagcCAAAGCATAACAAGCGGGCAAAGTGGCCAGCAATAATTAGGGATGGCAAATTTATCTGTAGCAGGTGTTTCAGAGTTTTCACTAATCCTAGATCACTTGGTGGTCACTTATCTAAGAGGTCTTATTGTAAGCCTCTTGAAGGATCAGAAATTTCTCCAGAAGCTCTGCAGGCTAACGGACAGTCTTTGCTTGCCAGTATGATTCTTTCCTCAAATTCATTAAACTTGCAGCAACCCCAGGAGTCTGCCTTCAATCCAGAGACATGTTTTAAAGATCCATCTTTCCTCCAGTTACTTGCAGCTGAAAATCGTTCCACAGCTTTACTGCAGACTGTGTTTCCACGAGTCAATGTGACTAACTTTAATACCGGTGGGAATGAGGAAGGaaatcaaataataaaacaaGCCTTGGAGACTGCAGGCATCCCGAGTACCTTTGATAACACGGAAGTACTTCCACATGTAGTTACAACAAGTTGCATCACTGGTACGACTCAGATAAATGCAACTGTTCTTCCCAACTCAACCGCGTCGCCTCTGCTGCAGCCTGTCTGCAACCCCAGTACCCTGCTAACAGACCAAAACAGGACCCCCAATGCCAAAATTCCTCCGATAAATGAATGCAAGAGTTTGCCTGTTTTTGCGACAGAGGACTTAATGCTAAAGACTATTGAAAATGGCTTATGTCCCAGCTCGTTTTCTAACACTGTTGCAGCAGCGCAAAACTTTGCAGGGAACAGTTCGCGAGTTTCAGTTATAAGTAGTCCCAAGAATTCAGGATCAAGCAACTTGAATAAAAAGGGAACCAGTGCttcaaagaggaagagaaaagcaactaCACCTTTGCTCGCGCCCAATACGTCACAGAAAGTAGAATTAAATAATACAACGATGGGACTTCTAACCAAAAGCACTGACGGAAAAGTGCAAATACAGGGCGAAGGTTTTCAGTCCAACTTGCTGGCAAATTGTGGCTCTCAAGCAGCGGTGGAAAATCTCACACAGAAACTCAATAACGTTGACAATCAGTTATTCATGGCCAGCATCAAAGAGAACTTCAAAACAAATCTCGAGGCTCATACGTTACCCCCTTTAACAGTAAAAACTGAAAATGGGGATTCCCAAATGATGGCTGTAAATTCCTGTGTGCAAGCAAATTCGCAGGAACAGATTTCAGAAGACAATGTTATGCAGAACTTTGAAAAAACCctggaaataattaaaactgcTATGAATTCACAAATACTTGAGGTGAAAACTGAAATTCAAGACACCATTGCTGCTTCAGAACAGAATTCGCAAGTCAATAATGCACAGGCTTCTTCAGGAAATGGTGCACATAGTGTAAAACTACCCACTCCTGCACAGTTTGCCGTGCATGCGGGGAATGTCACCACTGCAAAGAGTAGCTCTGCTCAGTCTGAGACATCTCAAAAGGACGATACTCAAATATTGGAAATTTTGGAGCGCTTGCAAAAACTGAAACTAGAAGATGATTCACCCATTCAGGTCTCTGAGACTGTTTCCCAATGTCCTCCAGCAGACGTGCTAGCACCAGCAGTTCCTGTTGTATCGACTGAAAATAAACCCCTCATCCAGATATCTCCAGAGGCAAGTAACATTCAGTTTAGTGATAAAGTAAATAAACCGTTTGTATGTCAGGATCCAGGCTGCAATTATAGTGCTATGACAAAAGATGCATTATTTAAACACTATGGCAAGGTTCATCAGTACAGTGCAGAAATGATACTAGAAATTAAGAAACATCAACTGAAGTATGCTCCGTTCAAATGTGTTGTAGCTACCTGTCCAAAAACATTCACAAGAAACTCTAATCTCCGAGCACACTGTCAGCTTGTACATCATTTTACGACAGAGGAGatggtaaaattaaaaattaaaaggccTTATGGCAGAAGATCTCAAAATGAAACTGTAAACACAGCCCCACAACCTGTTGAAATAAAAACTTTGCAGACACtaataatagaaaacaaaactgcagctCCATTGGTCAAAGAAGCTGAGATAAAGGAAGCTGTAGAGCCTGTAAAAGTCTCGGAAAAACTTCTGCCAGAAAATAATATTCCTGAAAGACTGGAAAAACCTCCCCAAGTGGTTTCTGTTCCACTGGAGCAGCATAATGCAGAGACTATTGGTAGTACACAGGCACAACCCAAAGTACGCAAGGTTAGGAGgtacaggaaggaaaaagaggagagaaaacgTCGGAAGCCCGTAACAAAGTCTCTGGAGTTTCCCACTAGATACAGCCCTTATAGACCATACCGGTGCGTCCATCAAGGCTGCTTTGCGGCTTTTACAATACAACAAAACCTAATCCTTCATTACCAAGCTGTGCACAAATCAGACCTCCCTGCTTTCTCTGTCGAAGTGGAGGAGGAGATTGAGCCAGGCAAAGAGGAACGCGATGAGGTGGAAACCAAACCCACCGTCAGAGAGTTCAGGTGTGAGGTGAGTGACTGCTCTCGCATCTTCCAGGAAGTTACCAGCTTGATACAACATTATATGAAGCTTCATGACATGACCCCAGAGCAAATTGGAAGTATGAAATCGGCTCCAGAGACAGGAAGGTTTTCTTGTGATCAGTCTCAGTGTAAGACTTCGTTTACAGCATATCTTAACTATGTTGTACATCTTGAGGCAGATCACGGTATAAAGATAAAGCCAAACAAAGTAGAAGATGACGGCGTATTCAAATGTGACTGTGAAGGCTGTGACCGTATTTATGCTACTAGGTCTAACCTCTTAAGGCATATTTTTAACAAACATAATGACAAGCATAAAGATCATCTAATAAGACCCAGGAGACTGACACCAGGTCAGGAAAACATTTCAAGCAAAGCAAATCAGGAGAAACCGTTGAAGTCCAAACAGAGAGGACTGAAAAACAGATCGGGAAAAGAAGGTAACAGGCTGTCAGTGAAAACAAAACggaagaaaaatgtgaacttGGAAAACAAAAACTCAAAAGGAATACAAGTTCAAGAAAATAAGGCTTATTCACTGAAACGTGGCAAGCACGTGTATTCAATAAAGGCTAGAAATGATGCCTTATCGGAGTGTACGAGCAGGTTCATAACTCAGTATCCATGTATGATAAAGGGATGCTCCTCAGTAGTTACAAGTGAAAGTAACATAATAAGGCATTATAAATGTCATAAGCTGTCCAAAGCATTTACTTCCCAACACAGAAATCTTCTTATTGTATCTAAAAAGCACTCTGTCTCAGAAGTAAAGGAAGCCTCTTGTGAGCAAGAGGAGACTGATAAAAAAAGCGATGTGAAAGAGCCTGAACCGACTTTGATAGTGAGCAATAATGATTCAAGCACATCTACGTTACCgcaaaaggaaactgaaaaaggtGAGAAGGATGAAGTGGACGAACTGACAGAACTATTCATTACTAAACTGATTAACGAGGATTGTTCAAGTGCTGAAAATCAAGCAAAAATATCTTCCAGTGTAAATGGTGACTTGCAGGAGACCAGCTCCTGcccttcagaaaagcaaaaatccaacaacttaaaaagagcaaacaaagaaaaaaatgtatctcaGAATAAGAGGAGGAGAACCGAAAAAACTGAGGAAGTACTGCCCATTGACGTGAGTAGCATGCACAGGGAGGAAGAGACCGCTGTCGCCATTCAAACGGCCGAAGAGCAGCCCGCAGCTTTCGACTGGAGCTCGTTTAAGCCGATGGGTTTTGAAGTGTCATTCCTCAAGTTCCTCGAAGAGTCTGCtgtgaagcaaaagaaaagcaccGAAAGAGACTACCACAGCAGCGGAACCAAAAAAGGGTCCCATTCGAACTCACGAAAATCCAACGAGAAGACCTCCATAGCAAGTAATACTGTCACTTGGTCATGTTCTGAAACTGAAACCCTTGTACCGTTTGCCAACCCCTCACGGCTTCCCTGTGGTGATAACGTGAAGATCGTTTTAGACAAGACTTTTAAAGACTGTGCCGAGCGTGTGTTGAAGCAACTTCAGGAAATGAAACCTGTCGTCAGTTTGACAAAGCTCGAAGGACGTTGGGAGGATAATCCAGAGGTTACAGCTGCAAAAGTTGTTGTTACGCGTCCCGAGGAAGGGGAGTCAAAATACTGA